Proteins from a single region of Primulina tabacum isolate GXHZ01 chromosome 5, ASM2559414v2, whole genome shotgun sequence:
- the LOC142545325 gene encoding puromycin-sensitive aminopeptidase-like isoform X1: protein MMSRLFLPCKASILSKTCLMGLVSNTPLRLSCRVRGRLVKNICWCRKLPSSEVSYLKSCRLPNHSLPRVPSIGRRFICSVATAPLPKQVEESTMETPKEIFLKDYKQPDYFFDTVDLKFTLGEEKTIVVSKIAVYSKVEGCSSPLVLDGVDLKLISLKMDGKELKEDDFHIDSRHLTIISPPVGKFILEIVTEIYPEMNTSLEGLYKSSGNFCTQCEAEGFRKITFYQDRPDIMAKYTCRIEADKSLYPVLLSNGNLIEQGDMEGNMHYVIWEDPFVKPCYLFALVAGQLESRDDTFMTRSGRKVLLRIWTPVQDLPKTVHAMYSLKASMKWDEDVFGLEYDLDLFNIVAVPDFNMGAMENKSLNIFNSKLVLASPETATDGDYAAILGVIGHEYFHNWTGNRVTCRDWFQLSLKEGLTVFRDQEFSSDMGSRTVKRIADVSTLRTYQFPQDAGPMAHPVRPHSYIKMDNFYTVTVYEKGAEVVRMYKTLLGSSGFRKGMDLYFERHDGHAVTCEDFFAAMRDANSADFSNFLLWYSQAGTPRLKVASSYNTQSKTYSLKFSQEVPPTPGQPVKEPMFIPVALGLLGSDGKDMPLSSVYHEGKLESLTENGQAVHTTVLRVTKKEVEFEFNDIPERPIPSLLRGYSAPIRLDSDITDDDLYFLLANDSDEFNRWEAGQVLARKLMIGLVSDFQNNKPLVLNNQFLHGIECILRDSSLDKEFIAKAMTLPGEGEIMDLMDVADPDAVHIVRTFIRKQIASELKEELLHTVKKNRSSEQYEFNHSDMARRALKNTALAYLGALEDVETTDLVLNEYRNSTNMTDEIAALVALDRKPGNIRDEALADFYNKWQNDFLVVNKWLAIQASSNVPGNVENVRKLLHHPAFDMRNPNKVYALVGGFCGCPVNFHAKDGSGYKFVGEMVVQLDKLNPQVASRMVSALSRWKRYDETRQALAKEQLKMILAANGLSENVFEIASKSLNA, encoded by the exons ATGATGTCTCGATTGTTTCTACCATGCAAAGCTTCGATCTTGTCGAAGACGTGTCTCATGGGTTTGGTCTCTAACACTCCC CTTCGCTTAAGTTGTCGTGTTAGGGGGCGTTTGGTAAAAAATATTTGCTGGTGCAGAAAATTACCTAGTTCCGAG GTTTCTTATCTGAAGAGTTGTCGATTACCAAATCACTCATTACCT CGTGTTCCGAGTATTGGTAGAAGGTTTATTTGCTCAGTTGCAACAGCACCACTGCCAAAGCAAGTTGAAGAATCTACTATGGAGACACCGAAAGAGATCTTTTTAAAGGACTATAAGCAACCTGATTACTTCTTTGACACG GTTGATTTGAAGTTTACCCTTGGTGAGGAAAAAACTATCGTGGTTTCCAAAATTGCTGTATATTCAAAAGTTGAAG GTTGTTCTTCACCTCTAGTCTTGGATGGGGTAGACTTGAAACTGATTTCACTGAAGATGGATGGCAAGGAACTGAAG GAGGATGATTTTCACATAGACTCACGCCACCTGACTATCATATCACCTCCAGTTGGTAAATTTATATTGGAAATTGTCACTGAAATCTATCCGGAGATGAACACAAGTTTAGAG GGGCTTTACAAGTCCTCTGGAAATTTTTGCACACAATGTGAAGCAGAGGGTTTTcggaaaattacattttatcaA GATCGTCCTGATATCATGGCTAAATACACTTGCCGTATTGAAGCTGACAAGTCATTGTACCCTGTATTATTGTCTAACGGAAATCTTATAGAGCAAGGAGACATGGAg GGGAACATGCATTACGTGATATGGGAGGATCCTTTTGTGAAACCGTGCTATCTATTTGCTTTAGTTGCTGGACAGTTGGAGAGCAGAGATGACACTTTTATGACACGTTCAGGTCGAAAGGTCTTACTTAGAATCTGGACCCCTGTGCAAGATCTGCCAAAGACAGTTCATGCCATGTACTCTTTGAAAGCTTCAATGAAGTGGGATGAAGAT GTTTTCGGGCTAGAGTATGACCTGGATCTGTTTAATATCGTAGCTGTTCCAGATTTTAACAT GGGAGCCATGGAAAACAAGAGTTTGAAT ATTTTTAATTCCAAACTTGTCCTTGCATCTCCTGAAACTGCTACAGATGGAGATTATGCTGCAATTTTGGGAGTCATTGGCCATGAG TATTTTCACAACTGGACAGGAAACAG AGTGACATGCCGGGATTGGTTCCAGCTTAGCTTGAAGGAAGGCCTCACTGTTTTCCGGGATCAG GAATTTTCATCTGACATGGGCAGTCGTACAGTAAAACGGATAGCTGACGTTTCAACACTTAGAACTTATCAATTTCCTCAG GATGCTGGTCCGATGGCTCATCCTGTGCGACCTCACTCTTATATTAAG ATGGATAACTTTTACACTG TAACG GTGTATGAAAAG GGAGCTGAAGTGGTCAGAATGTACAAAACATTGTTGGGTAGTTCAGGATTTCGGAAG GGCATGGATTTATATTTTGAGAGGCATGATGGGCATGCCGTGACATGTGAAGACTTCTTTGCTGCCATGAGAGATGCAAATAGTGCTGATTTTTCCAATTTCTTGCTCTG GTACTCCCAAGCTGGGACGCCTCGTCTGAAGGTTGCTTCTAGCTATAATACCCAATCCAAGACTTATTCTCTCAAGTTTAG CCAGGAGGTTCCCCCAACTCCAGGACAACCAGTTAAAGAGCCAATGTTTATCCCTGTAGCATTGGGTCTTCTTGGCTCCGATGGCAAGGACATGCCTCTGTCCTCTGTATACCATGAAGGAAAGTTGGAGAGTCTCACTGAAAATGGCCAAGCTGTCCACACAACAGTGCTCAGAGTGACTAAG AAAGAGGTAGAATTTGAGTTCAACGACATCCCAGAGCGACCCATACCATCTTTATTAAGAGGTTATAGTGCTCCTATTCGACTGGATTCTGATATCACTGATGATGATCTTTATTTCCTCCTCGCCAATGATTCTGACGAATTCAATCG TTGGGAGGCTGGGCAGGTGTTGGCAAGAAAATTGATGATTGGCCTCGTATCTGATTTTCAGAACAACAAGCCTTTGGTTTTAAATAATCAGTTTCTGCACGGAATCGAATGCATACTTCGTGATTCAAGCTTGGATAAG GAATTTATTGCCAAGGCAATGACTCTGCCTGGTGAAGGGGAAATAATGGACTTGATGGACGTTGCTGACCCTGATGCTGTTCATATAGTTAGGACTTTCATCAGAAAGCAGATTGCTTCCgaattgaaagaagagttaCTCCATACG GTGAAAAAAAACCGGAGTTCTGAGCAATATGAATTTAACCATTCAGATATGGCAAGGCGTGCTCTAAAAAATACTGCCCTCG CATATCTTGGTGCACTTGAAGATGTAGAAACAACTGATCTTGTCTTGAACGAATATAGAAATTCCACGAACATGACCGATGAAATTGCGGCCTTGGTAGCTCTTGATCGAAAACCTGGTAATATTCGGGATGAGGCTTTGGCTGATTTCTACAACAAGTGGCAGAACGATTTCTTG GTGGTAAACAAGTGGCTTGCGATTCAAGCTTCATCGAATGTCCCTGGGAACGTTGAAAATGTACGGAAACTCCTACACCATCCCGCCTTTGACATGCGCAATCCAAACAAG GTGTACGCACTTGTTGGAGGATTCTGTGGATGTCCAGTCAACTTTCATGCCAAAGATGGATCGGGCTACAAGTTTGTAGGCGAAATGGTGGTTCAGCTCGACAAGCTGAATCCTCAG GTGGCTTCACGAATGGTATCTGCCTTATCTAGATGGAAGCGTTACGACGAAACTCGTCAAGCTCTTGCGAAG GAACAACTCAAAATGATTCTGGCTGCAAACGGGCTATCGGAGAACGTGTTTGAGATCGCGTCGAAGAGCTTGAATGCTTGA
- the LOC142545325 gene encoding puromycin-sensitive aminopeptidase-like isoform X2: protein METPKEIFLKDYKQPDYFFDTVDLKFTLGEEKTIVVSKIAVYSKVEGCSSPLVLDGVDLKLISLKMDGKELKEDDFHIDSRHLTIISPPVGKFILEIVTEIYPEMNTSLEGLYKSSGNFCTQCEAEGFRKITFYQDRPDIMAKYTCRIEADKSLYPVLLSNGNLIEQGDMEGNMHYVIWEDPFVKPCYLFALVAGQLESRDDTFMTRSGRKVLLRIWTPVQDLPKTVHAMYSLKASMKWDEDVFGLEYDLDLFNIVAVPDFNMGAMENKSLNIFNSKLVLASPETATDGDYAAILGVIGHEYFHNWTGNRVTCRDWFQLSLKEGLTVFRDQEFSSDMGSRTVKRIADVSTLRTYQFPQDAGPMAHPVRPHSYIKMDNFYTVTVYEKGAEVVRMYKTLLGSSGFRKGMDLYFERHDGHAVTCEDFFAAMRDANSADFSNFLLWYSQAGTPRLKVASSYNTQSKTYSLKFSQEVPPTPGQPVKEPMFIPVALGLLGSDGKDMPLSSVYHEGKLESLTENGQAVHTTVLRVTKKEVEFEFNDIPERPIPSLLRGYSAPIRLDSDITDDDLYFLLANDSDEFNRWEAGQVLARKLMIGLVSDFQNNKPLVLNNQFLHGIECILRDSSLDKEFIAKAMTLPGEGEIMDLMDVADPDAVHIVRTFIRKQIASELKEELLHTVKKNRSSEQYEFNHSDMARRALKNTALAYLGALEDVETTDLVLNEYRNSTNMTDEIAALVALDRKPGNIRDEALADFYNKWQNDFLVVNKWLAIQASSNVPGNVENVRKLLHHPAFDMRNPNKVYALVGGFCGCPVNFHAKDGSGYKFVGEMVVQLDKLNPQVASRMVSALSRWKRYDETRQALAKEQLKMILAANGLSENVFEIASKSLNA, encoded by the exons ATGGAGACACCGAAAGAGATCTTTTTAAAGGACTATAAGCAACCTGATTACTTCTTTGACACG GTTGATTTGAAGTTTACCCTTGGTGAGGAAAAAACTATCGTGGTTTCCAAAATTGCTGTATATTCAAAAGTTGAAG GTTGTTCTTCACCTCTAGTCTTGGATGGGGTAGACTTGAAACTGATTTCACTGAAGATGGATGGCAAGGAACTGAAG GAGGATGATTTTCACATAGACTCACGCCACCTGACTATCATATCACCTCCAGTTGGTAAATTTATATTGGAAATTGTCACTGAAATCTATCCGGAGATGAACACAAGTTTAGAG GGGCTTTACAAGTCCTCTGGAAATTTTTGCACACAATGTGAAGCAGAGGGTTTTcggaaaattacattttatcaA GATCGTCCTGATATCATGGCTAAATACACTTGCCGTATTGAAGCTGACAAGTCATTGTACCCTGTATTATTGTCTAACGGAAATCTTATAGAGCAAGGAGACATGGAg GGGAACATGCATTACGTGATATGGGAGGATCCTTTTGTGAAACCGTGCTATCTATTTGCTTTAGTTGCTGGACAGTTGGAGAGCAGAGATGACACTTTTATGACACGTTCAGGTCGAAAGGTCTTACTTAGAATCTGGACCCCTGTGCAAGATCTGCCAAAGACAGTTCATGCCATGTACTCTTTGAAAGCTTCAATGAAGTGGGATGAAGAT GTTTTCGGGCTAGAGTATGACCTGGATCTGTTTAATATCGTAGCTGTTCCAGATTTTAACAT GGGAGCCATGGAAAACAAGAGTTTGAAT ATTTTTAATTCCAAACTTGTCCTTGCATCTCCTGAAACTGCTACAGATGGAGATTATGCTGCAATTTTGGGAGTCATTGGCCATGAG TATTTTCACAACTGGACAGGAAACAG AGTGACATGCCGGGATTGGTTCCAGCTTAGCTTGAAGGAAGGCCTCACTGTTTTCCGGGATCAG GAATTTTCATCTGACATGGGCAGTCGTACAGTAAAACGGATAGCTGACGTTTCAACACTTAGAACTTATCAATTTCCTCAG GATGCTGGTCCGATGGCTCATCCTGTGCGACCTCACTCTTATATTAAG ATGGATAACTTTTACACTG TAACG GTGTATGAAAAG GGAGCTGAAGTGGTCAGAATGTACAAAACATTGTTGGGTAGTTCAGGATTTCGGAAG GGCATGGATTTATATTTTGAGAGGCATGATGGGCATGCCGTGACATGTGAAGACTTCTTTGCTGCCATGAGAGATGCAAATAGTGCTGATTTTTCCAATTTCTTGCTCTG GTACTCCCAAGCTGGGACGCCTCGTCTGAAGGTTGCTTCTAGCTATAATACCCAATCCAAGACTTATTCTCTCAAGTTTAG CCAGGAGGTTCCCCCAACTCCAGGACAACCAGTTAAAGAGCCAATGTTTATCCCTGTAGCATTGGGTCTTCTTGGCTCCGATGGCAAGGACATGCCTCTGTCCTCTGTATACCATGAAGGAAAGTTGGAGAGTCTCACTGAAAATGGCCAAGCTGTCCACACAACAGTGCTCAGAGTGACTAAG AAAGAGGTAGAATTTGAGTTCAACGACATCCCAGAGCGACCCATACCATCTTTATTAAGAGGTTATAGTGCTCCTATTCGACTGGATTCTGATATCACTGATGATGATCTTTATTTCCTCCTCGCCAATGATTCTGACGAATTCAATCG TTGGGAGGCTGGGCAGGTGTTGGCAAGAAAATTGATGATTGGCCTCGTATCTGATTTTCAGAACAACAAGCCTTTGGTTTTAAATAATCAGTTTCTGCACGGAATCGAATGCATACTTCGTGATTCAAGCTTGGATAAG GAATTTATTGCCAAGGCAATGACTCTGCCTGGTGAAGGGGAAATAATGGACTTGATGGACGTTGCTGACCCTGATGCTGTTCATATAGTTAGGACTTTCATCAGAAAGCAGATTGCTTCCgaattgaaagaagagttaCTCCATACG GTGAAAAAAAACCGGAGTTCTGAGCAATATGAATTTAACCATTCAGATATGGCAAGGCGTGCTCTAAAAAATACTGCCCTCG CATATCTTGGTGCACTTGAAGATGTAGAAACAACTGATCTTGTCTTGAACGAATATAGAAATTCCACGAACATGACCGATGAAATTGCGGCCTTGGTAGCTCTTGATCGAAAACCTGGTAATATTCGGGATGAGGCTTTGGCTGATTTCTACAACAAGTGGCAGAACGATTTCTTG GTGGTAAACAAGTGGCTTGCGATTCAAGCTTCATCGAATGTCCCTGGGAACGTTGAAAATGTACGGAAACTCCTACACCATCCCGCCTTTGACATGCGCAATCCAAACAAG GTGTACGCACTTGTTGGAGGATTCTGTGGATGTCCAGTCAACTTTCATGCCAAAGATGGATCGGGCTACAAGTTTGTAGGCGAAATGGTGGTTCAGCTCGACAAGCTGAATCCTCAG GTGGCTTCACGAATGGTATCTGCCTTATCTAGATGGAAGCGTTACGACGAAACTCGTCAAGCTCTTGCGAAG GAACAACTCAAAATGATTCTGGCTGCAAACGGGCTATCGGAGAACGTGTTTGAGATCGCGTCGAAGAGCTTGAATGCTTGA
- the LOC142545325 gene encoding puromycin-sensitive aminopeptidase-like isoform X3 gives MMSRLFLPCKASILSKTCLMGLVSNTPLRLSCRVRGRLVKNICWCRKLPSSEVSYLKSCRLPNHSLPRVPSIGRRFICSVATAPLPKQVEESTMETPKEIFLKDYKQPDYFFDTVDLKFTLGEEKTIVVSKIAVYSKVEGCSSPLVLDGVDLKLISLKMDGKELKEDDFHIDSRHLTIISPPVGKFILEIVTEIYPEMNTSLEGLYKSSGNFCTQCEAEGFRKITFYQDRPDIMAKYTCRIEADKSLYPVLLSNGNLIEQGDMEGNMHYVIWEDPFVKPCYLFALVAGQLESRDDTFMTRSGRKVLLRIWTPVQDLPKTVHAMYSLKASMKWDEDVFGLEYDLDLFNIVAVPDFNMGAMENKSLNIFNSKLVLASPETATDGDYAAILGVIGHEYFHNWTGNRVTCRDWFQLSLKEGLTVFRDQEFSSDMGSRTVKRIADVSTLRTYQFPQDAGPMAHPVRPHSYIKMDNFYTVTVYEKVGLSLSFNHLFLPWAEAEVVRMYKTLLGSSGFRKGMDLYFERHDGHAVTCEDFFAAMRDANSADFSNFLLWYSQAGTPRLKVASSYNTQSKTYSLKFSQEVPPTPGQPVKEPMFIPVALGLLGSDGKDMPLSSVYHEGKLESLTENGQAVHTTVLRVTKKEVEFEFNDIPERPIPSLLRGYSAPIRLDSDITDDDLYFLLANDSDEFNRWEAGQVLARKLMIGLVSDFQNNKPLVLNNQFLHGIECILRDSSLDKEFIAKAMTLPGEGEIMDLMDVADPDAVHIVRTFIRKQIASELKEELLHTVKKNRSSEQYEFNHSDMARRALKNTALAYLGALEDVETTDLVLNEYRNSTNMTDEIAALVALDRKPGNIRDEALADFYNKWQNDFLVVNKWLAIQASSNVPGNVENVRKLLHHPAFDMRNPNKVYALVGGFCGCPVNFHAKDGSGYKFVGEMVVQLDKLNPQVASRMVSALSRWKRYDETRQALAKEQLKMILAANGLSENVFEIASKSLNA, from the exons ATGATGTCTCGATTGTTTCTACCATGCAAAGCTTCGATCTTGTCGAAGACGTGTCTCATGGGTTTGGTCTCTAACACTCCC CTTCGCTTAAGTTGTCGTGTTAGGGGGCGTTTGGTAAAAAATATTTGCTGGTGCAGAAAATTACCTAGTTCCGAG GTTTCTTATCTGAAGAGTTGTCGATTACCAAATCACTCATTACCT CGTGTTCCGAGTATTGGTAGAAGGTTTATTTGCTCAGTTGCAACAGCACCACTGCCAAAGCAAGTTGAAGAATCTACTATGGAGACACCGAAAGAGATCTTTTTAAAGGACTATAAGCAACCTGATTACTTCTTTGACACG GTTGATTTGAAGTTTACCCTTGGTGAGGAAAAAACTATCGTGGTTTCCAAAATTGCTGTATATTCAAAAGTTGAAG GTTGTTCTTCACCTCTAGTCTTGGATGGGGTAGACTTGAAACTGATTTCACTGAAGATGGATGGCAAGGAACTGAAG GAGGATGATTTTCACATAGACTCACGCCACCTGACTATCATATCACCTCCAGTTGGTAAATTTATATTGGAAATTGTCACTGAAATCTATCCGGAGATGAACACAAGTTTAGAG GGGCTTTACAAGTCCTCTGGAAATTTTTGCACACAATGTGAAGCAGAGGGTTTTcggaaaattacattttatcaA GATCGTCCTGATATCATGGCTAAATACACTTGCCGTATTGAAGCTGACAAGTCATTGTACCCTGTATTATTGTCTAACGGAAATCTTATAGAGCAAGGAGACATGGAg GGGAACATGCATTACGTGATATGGGAGGATCCTTTTGTGAAACCGTGCTATCTATTTGCTTTAGTTGCTGGACAGTTGGAGAGCAGAGATGACACTTTTATGACACGTTCAGGTCGAAAGGTCTTACTTAGAATCTGGACCCCTGTGCAAGATCTGCCAAAGACAGTTCATGCCATGTACTCTTTGAAAGCTTCAATGAAGTGGGATGAAGAT GTTTTCGGGCTAGAGTATGACCTGGATCTGTTTAATATCGTAGCTGTTCCAGATTTTAACAT GGGAGCCATGGAAAACAAGAGTTTGAAT ATTTTTAATTCCAAACTTGTCCTTGCATCTCCTGAAACTGCTACAGATGGAGATTATGCTGCAATTTTGGGAGTCATTGGCCATGAG TATTTTCACAACTGGACAGGAAACAG AGTGACATGCCGGGATTGGTTCCAGCTTAGCTTGAAGGAAGGCCTCACTGTTTTCCGGGATCAG GAATTTTCATCTGACATGGGCAGTCGTACAGTAAAACGGATAGCTGACGTTTCAACACTTAGAACTTATCAATTTCCTCAG GATGCTGGTCCGATGGCTCATCCTGTGCGACCTCACTCTTATATTAAG ATGGATAACTTTTACACTG TAACG GTGTATGAAAAGGTTGGCTTGTCTCTGTCCTTTAATCATTTGTTTTTGCCTTGGGCTGAGG CTGAAGTGGTCAGAATGTACAAAACATTGTTGGGTAGTTCAGGATTTCGGAAG GGCATGGATTTATATTTTGAGAGGCATGATGGGCATGCCGTGACATGTGAAGACTTCTTTGCTGCCATGAGAGATGCAAATAGTGCTGATTTTTCCAATTTCTTGCTCTG GTACTCCCAAGCTGGGACGCCTCGTCTGAAGGTTGCTTCTAGCTATAATACCCAATCCAAGACTTATTCTCTCAAGTTTAG CCAGGAGGTTCCCCCAACTCCAGGACAACCAGTTAAAGAGCCAATGTTTATCCCTGTAGCATTGGGTCTTCTTGGCTCCGATGGCAAGGACATGCCTCTGTCCTCTGTATACCATGAAGGAAAGTTGGAGAGTCTCACTGAAAATGGCCAAGCTGTCCACACAACAGTGCTCAGAGTGACTAAG AAAGAGGTAGAATTTGAGTTCAACGACATCCCAGAGCGACCCATACCATCTTTATTAAGAGGTTATAGTGCTCCTATTCGACTGGATTCTGATATCACTGATGATGATCTTTATTTCCTCCTCGCCAATGATTCTGACGAATTCAATCG TTGGGAGGCTGGGCAGGTGTTGGCAAGAAAATTGATGATTGGCCTCGTATCTGATTTTCAGAACAACAAGCCTTTGGTTTTAAATAATCAGTTTCTGCACGGAATCGAATGCATACTTCGTGATTCAAGCTTGGATAAG GAATTTATTGCCAAGGCAATGACTCTGCCTGGTGAAGGGGAAATAATGGACTTGATGGACGTTGCTGACCCTGATGCTGTTCATATAGTTAGGACTTTCATCAGAAAGCAGATTGCTTCCgaattgaaagaagagttaCTCCATACG GTGAAAAAAAACCGGAGTTCTGAGCAATATGAATTTAACCATTCAGATATGGCAAGGCGTGCTCTAAAAAATACTGCCCTCG CATATCTTGGTGCACTTGAAGATGTAGAAACAACTGATCTTGTCTTGAACGAATATAGAAATTCCACGAACATGACCGATGAAATTGCGGCCTTGGTAGCTCTTGATCGAAAACCTGGTAATATTCGGGATGAGGCTTTGGCTGATTTCTACAACAAGTGGCAGAACGATTTCTTG GTGGTAAACAAGTGGCTTGCGATTCAAGCTTCATCGAATGTCCCTGGGAACGTTGAAAATGTACGGAAACTCCTACACCATCCCGCCTTTGACATGCGCAATCCAAACAAG GTGTACGCACTTGTTGGAGGATTCTGTGGATGTCCAGTCAACTTTCATGCCAAAGATGGATCGGGCTACAAGTTTGTAGGCGAAATGGTGGTTCAGCTCGACAAGCTGAATCCTCAG GTGGCTTCACGAATGGTATCTGCCTTATCTAGATGGAAGCGTTACGACGAAACTCGTCAAGCTCTTGCGAAG GAACAACTCAAAATGATTCTGGCTGCAAACGGGCTATCGGAGAACGTGTTTGAGATCGCGTCGAAGAGCTTGAATGCTTGA